In the genome of Altererythrobacter sp. TH136, one region contains:
- a CDS encoding cysteine desulfurase family protein — protein MIYLDYQATTPLAPEAREAMLPWLGGPGEAGFCNPHSPHRLGRSAKAAVEHARDQVAALLPDGGRVIFTGSACEAINLAMRGVPGEGPVAHSAIEHPAVRDTARALGACYELPVNAEGLTDPAMPLAPGTRLVAVMQVNNEIGTIQPSARSHAAARGAGALFLSDAVQAFGKLPVAEADLIAVSAHKLYGPKGIGALWVRDGVQLAPQITGGLQEGIRSGTLSPALCAGFGAAAQLARERMAADAAHVQTLWHRARELFAGWQVNGSASERWQGNLNLRRDGLDVARLMSDCRQVMFSAGSACASGSGAPSHVLRAIGLSDRQAKNSIRLGFGRYTTVEEIEEAAAMINAAADAQ, from the coding sequence ATGATCTATCTCGATTATCAGGCCACGACCCCGCTCGCTCCCGAAGCCCGCGAGGCGATGTTGCCGTGGCTGGGCGGTCCGGGGGAGGCGGGTTTTTGCAACCCGCACAGTCCGCACCGGCTGGGCCGGTCCGCCAAGGCGGCGGTCGAACACGCGCGCGACCAGGTCGCCGCGCTGCTGCCGGACGGCGGGCGGGTGATCTTCACCGGCAGCGCGTGCGAGGCGATCAACCTCGCCATGCGCGGGGTTCCGGGCGAGGGGCCGGTCGCTCATTCCGCGATCGAGCATCCCGCCGTGCGCGACACGGCGCGGGCACTCGGCGCCTGTTACGAACTGCCCGTCAATGCCGAAGGGCTGACCGATCCAGCTATGCCGCTTGCCCCGGGTACACGGCTGGTCGCGGTGATGCAGGTCAACAACGAGATTGGTACCATCCAACCGAGCGCCCGCTCGCACGCTGCAGCGCGCGGGGCGGGCGCGCTGTTCCTGAGCGACGCGGTGCAGGCATTTGGCAAGCTGCCCGTGGCCGAGGCGGACCTGATCGCGGTCAGCGCGCACAAGCTGTACGGACCCAAGGGGATCGGCGCGCTGTGGGTGCGTGACGGGGTTCAGCTTGCGCCGCAGATCACCGGGGGCCTGCAGGAAGGCATCCGCTCGGGCACGCTCAGCCCCGCGCTGTGCGCCGGGTTCGGTGCGGCTGCCCAGCTTGCCCGCGAACGCATGGCGGCGGATGCGGCGCATGTTCAAACACTGTGGCACCGGGCACGAGAGTTGTTTGCCGGATGGCAGGTCAATGGCAGCGCGAGCGAACGCTGGCAGGGCAACCTGAACTTGCGCCGGGACGGACTGGATGTCGCCCGGTTGATGAGTGACTGCCGCCAGGTGATGTTCTCCGCCGGCAGCGCCTGCGCCAGCGGATCGGGCGCGCCCAGCCACGTATTGCGGGCAATCGGCCTCAGCGATCGCCAGGCCAAGAACTCCATCCGCCTGGGTTTCGGGCGGTATACCACGGTTGAGGAAATCGAGGAGGCGGCAGCGATGATCAACGCGGCGGCGGACGCGCAATGA
- the parC gene encoding DNA topoisomerase IV subunit A, protein MAAILDAEKDPFDAIVDAPFDSALSERYLVYALSTITARSLPDLRDGLKPVHRRLLWAMRQLKLNPTDAFKKSARVVGDVIGKYHPHGDASVYDAMVRLAQDFSLRYPLVEGQGNFGNIDGDNAAAYRYTEARLTRTALLLMQGLDEGTVDFIPTYNGEEEEPEIFPGLFPNLLANGSSGIAVGMATNIPSHNVAEVLDATLELIDNPHAEHARLMELFHGPDFATGGLVVDSAATISAAYEMGRGSFRIRARFRAAEAGSEADREAGIERLGAGQWQLVVSEIPYQVPKGKLIEQVAQLIADRKLPILEDVRDESDEQVRIVFVPKSRNVDPELLKESLYKLTDLETRFGLNLNVLDAQAGTGRTPMVMGLKEVLLHWVASQIDILQRRSRYRLEQIARRLELVEGYIVAYLNLDRVIAIIRAEDEPKPVLMAEFELTDRQAEAILNMRLRSLRKLEEMELRRERDGLLKEQDELNRLLESPARQRTRLKRDLTNIRKEYAEDTPLGRRRTTVAEAAATVEYDPSAMIEKEPVTIVLSQRGWIRAARGHVPLDQDWKFKDGDGPAFALHAQTTDKLLLASDDGRFYTLGSDKLPGARGFGEPLRTMIDIDPEATVVAAIVHRPKAQLLLAATSGKGFAAVTDELLAETRKGRQVVNLKPGQKLSVVREIAAAHDHVAVVGDNRKLVVFSLEEMPIMARGSGVTLQRYRDGGLSDAITLTLADGLSWAMGGETGRTRTEDEVWQWKVARGAAGRMPPRGFPKNNRF, encoded by the coding sequence ATGGCTGCCATCCTCGATGCCGAAAAAGACCCGTTCGACGCGATCGTCGATGCCCCGTTCGACAGCGCCTTGTCCGAACGGTATCTCGTCTATGCGCTTTCCACGATTACCGCGCGCTCGCTGCCGGACCTGCGCGACGGGCTGAAGCCGGTTCACCGCCGGCTGCTGTGGGCGATGCGGCAGCTGAAGCTGAACCCGACAGACGCGTTCAAGAAGTCCGCGCGCGTGGTCGGCGACGTGATCGGCAAATACCACCCGCACGGCGACGCGAGCGTATACGATGCGATGGTCCGCCTCGCGCAGGACTTCAGCCTGCGGTATCCGCTGGTCGAGGGGCAGGGCAACTTCGGCAACATCGACGGGGATAACGCCGCCGCCTACCGCTATACCGAAGCGCGGCTGACCCGTACCGCGCTGCTGCTGATGCAGGGGCTGGACGAAGGCACGGTCGATTTCATTCCCACCTACAACGGGGAGGAGGAAGAGCCGGAGATTTTCCCCGGACTGTTCCCCAACCTGCTCGCCAACGGATCGAGCGGGATCGCGGTCGGGATGGCGACCAACATCCCCAGCCACAATGTCGCCGAGGTGCTCGACGCGACGCTGGAACTGATCGACAATCCCCACGCCGAACACGCGCGGCTGATGGAGCTGTTCCACGGACCGGACTTCGCCACCGGCGGGCTGGTGGTCGACAGCGCCGCCACCATTTCCGCCGCTTACGAGATGGGCCGCGGGAGCTTCCGCATCCGCGCGCGCTTTCGCGCCGCGGAAGCGGGCAGCGAGGCTGATCGCGAGGCGGGCATCGAGCGGCTGGGCGCGGGCCAGTGGCAGCTCGTGGTCAGCGAGATTCCGTACCAGGTACCCAAGGGCAAGCTGATCGAGCAGGTCGCGCAGCTTATCGCCGACCGCAAGCTGCCGATCCTGGAAGATGTGCGCGACGAGAGCGACGAGCAGGTGCGGATCGTGTTCGTGCCCAAGAGCCGCAACGTCGATCCCGAACTGCTGAAGGAATCGCTCTATAAGTTGACCGACCTTGAAACCCGCTTCGGGCTCAACCTCAACGTGCTGGATGCCCAGGCCGGTACAGGTCGCACGCCGATGGTGATGGGACTGAAGGAAGTCCTGCTTCACTGGGTGGCCAGCCAGATCGACATCCTCCAGCGCCGCAGCCGCTATCGGCTGGAGCAGATCGCACGGCGGCTGGAACTGGTCGAAGGCTATATCGTCGCCTACCTCAACCTCGATCGGGTGATCGCGATCATCCGTGCCGAGGACGAACCCAAGCCGGTGCTGATGGCCGAGTTCGAACTGACCGACCGGCAGGCCGAGGCGATCCTCAACATGCGGCTGCGATCCTTGCGCAAGCTGGAGGAGATGGAGCTGCGGCGCGAGCGCGACGGGCTGCTGAAGGAGCAGGATGAGCTCAACCGCCTCTTGGAAAGCCCGGCGCGGCAGCGCACGCGGCTGAAGCGCGACCTGACCAACATCCGCAAGGAATATGCCGAGGATACCCCGCTTGGCCGCCGGCGCACGACGGTGGCCGAGGCCGCCGCTACGGTCGAGTACGATCCATCGGCGATGATCGAGAAAGAGCCGGTAACGATCGTCCTGTCTCAGAGGGGCTGGATCAGGGCCGCGCGCGGGCACGTGCCGCTCGATCAGGACTGGAAGTTCAAGGACGGCGACGGGCCGGCCTTCGCGCTGCACGCGCAGACCACCGACAAGCTGCTGCTCGCAAGTGATGACGGACGGTTCTACACCTTGGGGTCCGACAAGCTGCCCGGCGCGCGCGGCTTCGGCGAGCCGCTGCGCACGATGATCGACATCGATCCTGAAGCGACGGTCGTCGCCGCGATCGTCCACCGGCCCAAGGCACAGCTGCTGCTCGCCGCCACCAGCGGCAAGGGCTTCGCTGCCGTGACCGACGAACTGCTCGCCGAAACCCGCAAGGGGCGCCAGGTGGTCAACCTCAAGCCGGGGCAGAAGCTCAGCGTGGTGCGCGAGATCGCGGCCGCGCATGACCACGTCGCGGTGGTGGGCGACAATCGCAAACTGGTGGTTTTCAGCCTGGAGGAAATGCCGATCATGGCGCGCGGATCGGGCGTGACCTTGCAACGCTATCGCGACGGTGGGCTGAGCGACGCGATCACTTTGACGCTGGCGGACGGGCTTAGCTGGGCGATGGGCGGCGAAACGGGCCGCACCCGCACCGAGGACGAGGTGTGGCAGTGGAAGGTCGCGCGGGGCGCGGCGGGGCGCATGCCGCCGCGCGGATTTCCCAAGAACAACCGGTTCTGA
- a CDS encoding 2Fe-2S iron-sulfur cluster-binding protein encodes MIRVVFTTADGQTIEADGLPGDNLLRLAQAKGLPLEGTCEGQMACSTCHVIVAPDWFERLSPASEDEEDMLDLAVGACRTSRLSCQIELSPDLDGLSLQVPAEARDMRRF; translated from the coding sequence ATGATCCGCGTCGTATTCACCACGGCAGACGGGCAGACGATCGAGGCGGATGGCCTACCCGGCGACAACCTCCTCCGCCTGGCGCAGGCGAAGGGGTTGCCTCTCGAAGGAACGTGCGAGGGGCAGATGGCGTGTTCCACCTGCCACGTGATCGTCGCGCCCGACTGGTTCGAGCGGCTGTCCCCTGCCAGTGAAGACGAGGAGGACATGCTCGATCTGGCGGTCGGCGCCTGCCGCACCAGCCGCCTGTCATGCCAGATAGAGCTGTCGCCGGACCTCGATGGATTGTCGCTGCAGGTGCCGGCCGAAGCGCGCGATATGCGGCGGTTCTAG
- a CDS encoding type 1 glutamine amidotransferase domain-containing protein, with the protein MTKRIMIVATDGFEQSELEKPKQALEDAGFETVVVAPQSGEIKGWQKDDWGDATAIDQTLDQVSADDFDALLLPGGQMNPDKLRMEDKAVQLVKDFCAAGKPVAAICHGPWLLVEADVVNGKTVTSWPSIRTDLENAGANVVDQEVATDGNLITSRNPDDIPAFNQALISALQTERATADA; encoded by the coding sequence ATGACCAAACGCATTATGATCGTCGCCACCGATGGGTTCGAGCAGTCCGAGCTCGAAAAGCCCAAGCAGGCGCTGGAAGACGCGGGCTTCGAAACCGTGGTCGTCGCGCCCCAGTCTGGCGAGATCAAGGGCTGGCAGAAGGACGACTGGGGCGATGCGACCGCGATCGACCAGACGCTCGATCAGGTCAGCGCCGATGACTTCGACGCCCTGCTGCTGCCGGGCGGGCAGATGAACCCCGACAAGCTGCGGATGGAAGACAAGGCCGTGCAGCTGGTCAAGGACTTCTGCGCCGCGGGCAAGCCGGTCGCCGCGATCTGTCACGGTCCGTGGCTGCTGGTCGAAGCGGACGTGGTGAACGGCAAGACGGTCACCAGCTGGCCGTCGATCCGCACCGACCTGGAAAATGCCGGGGCCAACGTGGTCGATCAGGAAGTGGCCACCGACGGCAATCTCATCACCAGTCGCAATCCTGATGACATTCCGGCGTTTAACCAGGCGCTGATCAGCGCCCTGCAAACAGAACGGGCGACCGCGGACGCATGA